A stretch of Colletotrichum lupini chromosome 2, complete sequence DNA encodes these proteins:
- a CDS encoding LSM domain-containing protein, translating to MADAGEDTTHVQEPLDLVKLLLDEMVFVKLRGDRELKGRLHAYDSHCNLVLGEVEETIYVVDEDEEDEEVKVRRLDEFDVSSNADSMPQTISRKSEMLFVRGKFQHI from the exons ATGGCGGACGCCGGCGAAGACACCACGCACGTCCAGGAGCCTCTTGACCTCGTCAAGCTCCTGCTCGACGAAATGGTATTCGTCAAGCTGAGAGGTGACCGTGAGCTTAAGGGCAGACTTCAT GCATACGACAGTCATTGCAACCTTGTTCTGGGTGAGGTCGAGGAGACCATCTATGTGGTAGATGAGGATGAAGAAGATGAGGAAGTGAAGGTGAGAAGGCTCGATGAGTTTGATGTCTCTTCAAATGCTGACAGTATGCCGCAGACCATCAGCAGAAAATCGGAAATGCTCTTTGTTCGTGGTAAGTTCCAGCACATCTGA